A genomic region of Trypanosoma brucei brucei TREU927 chromosome 3, complete sequence contains the following coding sequences:
- a CDS encoding gamma-tubulin: MPREIITLQVGQCGNQVGSEFWRQLCAEHGIRHDGVVESFASGGDDRKDVFFYQADDDHYIPRALLVDLEPRVINAIQRGSMQRLFNPENVYIHSEGGGAGNNWAHGYEMGDTVQETLFDMIEREAENSDSLEGFVLTHSIAGGTGSGMGSYLLENLNDRFPKKLIQTYSVFPNQSRGGDSDVIVQPYNSLLAIKRLTLHADCVVVLDNTALNRIATDNLHISSPTVEQMNGLVSTVMAASTATLRYPGYMNNDLMSMLASLIPTPRCHFVCTGYTPTTLDTSNIQSSVQKTSVHDVMRRLLMPKNMMVSTSMKSGCYISLLNLIQGDVDPAQVHRSLERIRERSPNFIPWGPASIQVILSKKSPYLDTRHRVSGLVMANHTSISSLFQRTLKQFDLLFNRGVFLEQYKRYGPIKDNLDEFKHSRDVVESLVSEYKACESSDYIRNF, from the coding sequence atGCCACGGGAAATCATCACACTGCAGGTTGGTCAGTGCGGCAACCAAGTTGGATCTGAATTTTGGAGGCAACTTTGCGCAGAGCATGGTATCCGTCACGATGGTGTAGTAGAATCGTTTGCTAGTGGCGGGGATGACCGCAAagatgtttttttctaccaGGCTGACGACGACCACTACATTCCCCGGGCGTTGTTAGTTGATTTGGAGCCGCGAGTCATCAACGCTATTCAACGTGGCAGCATGCAAAGGCTTTTTAACCCTGAAAATGTGTACATTCATTCCGAAGGTGGTGGAGCAGGCAACAACTGGGCACACGGCTACGAGATGGGGGACACAGTCCAGGAAACGCTGTTTGATATGATAGAGCGAGAGGCGGAGAACAGCGACAGTCTGGAGGGGTTCGTGCTTACGCACAGTATCGCTGGAGGAACGGGAAGTGGAATGGGGAGCTACCTTCTCGAGAATCTGAATGATCGCTTTCCAAAGAAACTTATTCAAACTTATAGCGTCTTCCCCAATCAGTCCCGTGGTGGTGACAGTGACGTCATTGTGCAACCCTATAACAGTCTTTTGGCTATTAAGCGCTTGACGCTGCACGCAGATTGCGTTGTTGTACTGGACAACACGGCGTTGAACCGCATTGCCACAGACAACCTTCACATATCTTCACCAACTGTCGAACAAATGAATGGTCTTGTGAGCACCGTCATGGCAGCCTCAACAGCGACGCTGCGTTATCCGGGGTACATGAATAACGACCTCATGAGCATGCTCGCGTCGTTGATCCCTACGCCACGATGTCATTTTGTCTGTACAGGTTACACACCCACGACACTTGATACATCAAATATACAGTCTTCTGTGCAGAAAACTTCAGTTCACGATGTGATGCGGCGGCTTCTGATGCCAAAAAACATGATGGTTTCAACGTCCATGAAGAGTGGTTGTTATATTTCCTTGCTGAACCTTATTCAAGGTGATGTGGACCCCGCACAGGTGCATCGGTCACTTGAACGTATTCGGGAGCGCTCACCGAACTTTATCCCGTGGGGCCCTGCATCCATTCAAGTTATATTGTCCAAGAAATCACCGTATTTGGACACAAGGCACCGTGTAAGTGGGCTCGTAATGGCCAACCACACAAGCATCAGCTCCCTCTTTCAGCGAACACTCAAACAGTTTGACCTACTGTTCAACCGTGGTGTTTTCCTTGAGCAATATAAAAGATATGGCCCCATTAAGGACAACTTGGATGAGTTCAAACATTCTAGGGATGTGGTGGAGAGCTTAGTTTCTGAGTACAAGGCATGTGAGAGCTCCGATTATATACGAAACTTTTGA